A genomic window from Osmia bicornis bicornis chromosome 4, iOsmBic2.1, whole genome shotgun sequence includes:
- the LOC114872837 gene encoding uncharacterized protein LOC114872837 isoform X2: MSALRYHNIAMMENGYVCMLGKFHNVLYVAAKLCFDWNLNNNEIVARLLNDIFYCEKTFERIFVGAIFGIRVTHFLSGWKSDFEDREENIRALVYFLNHAALGRLEYRCESSPMKRRFIDVPMESYGQALPLRVAIQHGAPDILLIMLRYGASVESDNLAPSPLEMLLTKLNEYEAQPGQDETAYPEQLLLCLRLVLRTVTTAFVKTPSHIADQSGVLSISLYEQYPALVEQKLVPPERSGLSPPELRHLCRCRIRETLFENWNLPHGIHQLQLPESLRNYLDLLYD; encoded by the coding sequence ATGTCCGCTCTTCGCTACCACAATATCGCCATGATGGAGAACGGCTACGTCTGCATGCTAGGTAAATTCCACAACGTCCTCTACGTAGCCGCGAAACTGTGTTTCGACTGGAACTTGAACAACAACGAGATCGTCGCGCGTCTGCTCAACGACATATTCTACTGCGAGAAGACGTTCGAGCGGATTTTCGTGGGCGCGATCTTCGGCATACGGGTGACGCATTTCCTGTCCGGATGGAAGAGCGACTTCGAGGATCGCGAGGAGAACATCCGCGCGTTGGTGTACTTCCTGAATCATGCCGCCCTCGGACGTCTCGAGTATCGGTGCGAGTCGTCGCCCATGAAGAGACGATTCATCGACGTTCCCATGGAATCGTACGGGCAAGCGTTGCCCTTGAGAGTGGCCATTCAACACGGTGCCCCGGATATTCTTTTGATCATGCTCCGTTACGGGGCCTCGGTCGAGTCCGACAATCTGGCGCCCTCCCCTCTGGAGATGCTGCTCACCAAGCTGAACGAATACGAGGCACAACCGGGCCAGGATGAGACAGCGTACCCGGAACAGCTGTTGCTCTGTCTCAGGCTGGTCCTGAGAACCGTGACAACGGCCTTCGTCAAAACGCCCAGTCACATAGCTGACCAAAGCGGCGTTCTGAGCATCTCCCTCTACGAACAGTATCCAGCTTTGGTGGAACAGAAGCTGGTACCACCCGAAAGAAGCGGATTGAGCCCGCCCGAACTGAGACACCTGTGTCGTTGCCGTATTCGAGAGACTCTGTTCGAAAACTGGAATCTCCCACACGGGATCCACCAATTACAGCTTCCCGAATCGTTGAGAAACTACCTGGATCTTCTGTACGATTAG
- the LOC114872837 gene encoding uncharacterized protein LOC114872837 isoform X1 → MEVLIDCYFDKLFAEMERSCLASRYKRREMVGYFSDVINSCAEAENLDKQDVCERIVMSALRYHNIAMMENGYVCMLGKFHNVLYVAAKLCFDWNLNNNEIVARLLNDIFYCEKTFERIFVGAIFGIRVTHFLSGWKSDFEDREENIRALVYFLNHAALGRLEYRCESSPMKRRFIDVPMESYGQALPLRVAIQHGAPDILLIMLRYGASVESDNLAPSPLEMLLTKLNEYEAQPGQDETAYPEQLLLCLRLVLRTVTTAFVKTPSHIADQSGVLSISLYEQYPALVEQKLVPPERSGLSPPELRHLCRCRIRETLFENWNLPHGIHQLQLPESLRNYLDLLYD, encoded by the exons ATGGAGGTGTTGATAGATTGTTACTTCGACAAACTGTTCGCTGAAATGGAGCGCAGTTGTTTAGCTTCTCGGTATAAACGTCGTGAAATGGTCGGTTACTTTTCAGACGTGATAAACAGCTGCGCCGAAG CGGAGAACCTCGACAAGCAGGACGTCTGCGAGAGGATAGTGATGTCCGCTCTTCGCTACCACAATATCGCCATGATGGAGAACGGCTACGTCTGCATGCTAGGTAAATTCCACAACGTCCTCTACGTAGCCGCGAAACTGTGTTTCGACTGGAACTTGAACAACAACGAGATCGTCGCGCGTCTGCTCAACGACATATTCTACTGCGAGAAGACGTTCGAGCGGATTTTCGTGGGCGCGATCTTCGGCATACGGGTGACGCATTTCCTGTCCGGATGGAAGAGCGACTTCGAGGATCGCGAGGAGAACATCCGCGCGTTGGTGTACTTCCTGAATCATGCCGCCCTCGGACGTCTCGAGTATCGGTGCGAGTCGTCGCCCATGAAGAGACGATTCATCGACGTTCCCATGGAATCGTACGGGCAAGCGTTGCCCTTGAGAGTGGCCATTCAACACGGTGCCCCGGATATTCTTTTGATCATGCTCCGTTACGGGGCCTCGGTCGAGTCCGACAATCTGGCGCCCTCCCCTCTGGAGATGCTGCTCACCAAGCTGAACGAATACGAGGCACAACCGGGCCAGGATGAGACAGCGTACCCGGAACAGCTGTTGCTCTGTCTCAGGCTGGTCCTGAGAACCGTGACAACGGCCTTCGTCAAAACGCCCAGTCACATAGCTGACCAAAGCGGCGTTCTGAGCATCTCCCTCTACGAACAGTATCCAGCTTTGGTGGAACAGAAGCTGGTACCACCCGAAAGAAGCGGATTGAGCCCGCCCGAACTGAGACACCTGTGTCGTTGCCGTATTCGAGAGACTCTGTTCGAAAACTGGAATCTCCCACACGGGATCCACCAATTACAGCTTCCCGAATCGTTGAGAAACTACCTGGATCTTCTGTACGATTAG